In the Candidatus Methylomirabilota bacterium genome, GCCAGGTCGATATTGCCGCCGGAGACAATGGCGACGATCGGGCCCGGACCCGCCTTGCCAGTGAGCGCCGCCGCTAGGCCGAGCGCACCAGCTCCCTCGGCGATGACGCGGGCCTTTTCCGCCATGAGACGCATGGCGCGCTTCACCTCGTCCAGGCTCACCACGATGCAG is a window encoding:
- a CDS encoding pyridoxal-5'-phosphate-dependent protein subunit beta, producing CIVVSLDEVKRAMRLMAEKARVIAEGAGALGLAAALTGKAGPGPIVAIVSGGNIDLAKFSELIAAAV